A stretch of Plesiomonas shigelloides DNA encodes these proteins:
- the gspF gene encoding type II secretion system inner membrane protein GspF encodes MALFRYQALTAAGRTRKGMTEADSPRHARQLLRAQDLLPVEVWAVDTPAAAPCSTTVGHAAGSPTTGKRAASARRWLQRRVSSADLALLTRQLATLVQAAMPLEECLQAVSEQCEKLHIKTLVLSLRARIQEGFTLSDSLREHPQVFDSLFCSMVAAGEKSSHLERVLLRLADYTEQKQRMKSRLLQAMLYPLMLTLVAIGVIGILLSSVVPKVVAQFEHLGQALPASTRLLMSLSDGVQVAGLPLLISLLALGVLMQRLLQKPALRLRWDRFILRLPVIGRVSRGLNTARFARTLSILTASRIPVLDGVRIAASVCANRYIEQQILSAAERIREGSSLRAALGELRLFPPMMLYMIASGERCGELEPMLAQAADNQDREFDTQVGIALGVFEPLLIVLMAGVVLFIVIAILQPMLQLNNMVGM; translated from the coding sequence ATGGCGTTATTTCGTTATCAGGCTTTAACCGCTGCGGGGCGGACGCGTAAAGGGATGACCGAAGCTGACTCTCCCCGTCATGCACGGCAACTGCTGCGCGCGCAAGATTTGCTGCCGGTGGAAGTGTGGGCGGTAGACACGCCGGCTGCTGCGCCGTGCTCTACTACGGTAGGACATGCGGCGGGCAGTCCAACAACGGGGAAGCGCGCAGCCTCCGCACGGCGCTGGTTGCAGCGGCGGGTCAGTTCGGCGGATTTGGCGCTGCTGACTCGTCAATTGGCCACCTTGGTGCAAGCGGCGATGCCGCTGGAAGAGTGCTTACAGGCGGTGAGCGAACAGTGTGAAAAGCTACATATCAAAACACTGGTGCTCAGTTTACGTGCGCGTATCCAAGAAGGGTTTACGTTGTCAGATAGCCTGCGTGAACATCCGCAGGTGTTTGATTCCCTGTTTTGCTCGATGGTGGCTGCAGGGGAAAAATCCAGCCACTTAGAGCGCGTGTTGCTGCGTTTGGCCGATTACACCGAACAAAAACAGCGCATGAAAAGCCGCTTGCTGCAGGCGATGCTCTATCCACTGATGCTGACCTTAGTCGCTATCGGCGTGATTGGCATTTTGCTCTCGTCGGTGGTGCCTAAAGTGGTGGCGCAGTTTGAGCATTTAGGGCAGGCGCTCCCTGCTTCCACCCGCTTATTGATGAGTTTAAGCGATGGCGTACAGGTGGCCGGGTTACCGCTTTTGATCTCGTTACTGGCGTTAGGCGTGTTGATGCAGCGTTTACTGCAAAAGCCAGCGCTGCGCTTGCGCTGGGATCGCTTCATTTTACGTTTACCGGTGATTGGGCGCGTGAGTCGTGGCCTGAATACCGCGCGTTTTGCCCGCACCTTAAGCATTCTCACCGCAAGCCGCATTCCGGTGCTCGATGGTGTGCGTATTGCCGCCAGCGTGTGTGCCAATCGCTATATCGAACAGCAAATTCTTTCTGCTGCTGAGCGGATCCGCGAAGGCAGTAGTTTGCGCGCTGCGCTCGGCGAGCTGCGCTTATTCCCGCCGATGATGTTGTACATGATCGCCTCAGGTGAGCGCTGTGGCGAGCTAGAGCCGATGTTAGCGCAAGCTGCGGATAACCAAGATCGCGAATTTGATACCCAAGTCGGGATTGCGCTAGGGGTGTTTGAGCCTTTGCTGATTGTCCTGATGGCGGGCGTGGTGCTTTTTATTGTCATCGCCATTTTGCAGCCGATGTTGCAGCTCAACAACATGGTTGGGATGTAA
- the gspH gene encoding type II secretion system minor pseudopilin GspH, producing MVTRGFTLLEMMLVIVLLGTVTSMIVPTLSSGTKPVAHGAAATFWSQWTRLRDEALVSGEMVGVRVEPDGYQLMVRRQGQWQPESRARQGSQVTLPPQVRSQLELAALPSVRAGGLDLQQQRLSLHDIELEMQSHSAERPPQLVFAEHQLERPFSLRFVQSYPSACWQVSVSAGQSPQLTECTVGG from the coding sequence GTGGTGACGCGCGGCTTTACTCTGCTCGAGATGATGCTGGTGATAGTGCTGCTCGGCACCGTCACCAGCATGATTGTGCCAACGCTTTCAAGTGGTACCAAGCCCGTCGCGCATGGTGCTGCGGCCACCTTTTGGTCGCAGTGGACGCGCTTGCGTGATGAAGCCTTGGTCAGTGGCGAGATGGTGGGCGTGCGAGTGGAGCCTGATGGTTATCAGCTGATGGTGCGCCGGCAAGGTCAGTGGCAGCCGGAGTCGCGTGCTCGCCAGGGCTCGCAGGTCACCTTGCCGCCGCAGGTGCGCAGTCAATTAGAGCTGGCAGCGCTGCCTTCTGTCCGCGCCGGTGGTTTGGATTTGCAGCAGCAACGTTTGAGCCTACATGACATTGAGCTGGAGATGCAAAGCCACAGCGCTGAGCGCCCGCCGCAGCTGGTGTTTGCCGAGCATCAACTGGAGCGGCCATTTAGTTTGCGTTTTGTGCAAAGCTATCCGTCAGCCTGTTGGCAAGTCAGTGTCAGTGCTGGGCAGTCGCCGCAGCTGACCGAATGTACGGTGGGGGGATAA
- the gspL gene encoding type II secretion system protein GspL, with product MSELLSLLLPVSAEQPIRWQCVALESPSGALAQTPSQQGQFGHAELESVAALVTPNTTVQLLIPGEWVSLWSVTLPKGAQRQADKVLPALLEDELTQDIELLHCSLLQLQGDKASVAVIEHRRMQQIVDWLAKANITSARVLPDWAALPENSLLIASDRVLFHQQGWHGFSTEMALASVLLQADSNHDEMARGESRAPEWQVFSAQPLTDYPALLTALTGDELARDAHTLMVKDINTLVLTTPSAAIASNATLLTGRWRLRTDVRRQWRRWRPLAFTAALLLSLLTVERAVALWSVAQQSAQARQAAEQQFRQLFPEQKRIVNLRAQLNAALRETQSASSTQELLVLLPTIAQALDSAALATPVSVLNLRFDQPRQEVRLKLRAGNFSDFDTLRRQLATHFSVELSPLAQESSVNRSSGVSGGVSGEFILRGGKA from the coding sequence GTGAGTGAGTTACTGAGTCTGTTGTTGCCGGTCAGCGCCGAGCAGCCGATCCGCTGGCAGTGCGTTGCTTTAGAGTCGCCTTCTGGCGCGTTAGCGCAAACGCCTAGTCAGCAAGGTCAGTTTGGCCATGCTGAACTCGAGAGTGTAGCCGCGTTAGTCACGCCAAACACCACTGTTCAGCTGTTGATTCCCGGCGAGTGGGTCAGTCTCTGGTCGGTGACATTGCCAAAAGGTGCGCAGCGCCAAGCGGATAAAGTGCTACCCGCCTTGCTGGAAGATGAGCTGACACAAGATATCGAGCTTTTGCATTGTAGTTTGCTACAGCTGCAAGGCGATAAGGCCAGCGTGGCAGTGATTGAACATCGGCGCATGCAGCAGATTGTCGATTGGCTGGCGAAGGCGAACATCACCTCGGCACGCGTGTTACCCGATTGGGCTGCATTGCCAGAAAATAGCCTGCTGATCGCCTCCGATCGCGTGCTGTTTCATCAGCAGGGCTGGCACGGTTTTAGTACTGAGATGGCGCTGGCGAGTGTATTGCTGCAGGCGGATAGCAACCATGATGAGATGGCGCGTGGTGAGTCACGTGCGCCAGAGTGGCAAGTCTTTAGCGCGCAGCCGTTAACAGACTATCCGGCTTTATTAACGGCGTTGACTGGTGATGAGTTAGCGCGTGATGCACATACGCTGATGGTTAAAGATATCAATACATTAGTGCTCACCACACCCAGTGCGGCTATCGCCAGTAACGCGACGTTGCTCACTGGCCGCTGGCGTTTGCGCACAGATGTGCGGCGTCAGTGGCGGCGCTGGCGGCCGTTGGCGTTTACGGCAGCGCTGCTGTTGTCACTGTTGACCGTTGAGCGAGCGGTGGCGCTATGGAGTGTGGCGCAGCAAAGCGCGCAGGCGCGGCAGGCCGCTGAGCAGCAGTTCCGCCAGTTATTCCCTGAGCAAAAACGGATCGTCAATTTACGCGCTCAACTCAATGCCGCACTGCGCGAAACGCAATCAGCGAGCAGTACACAGGAGTTATTGGTGTTGCTACCGACCATTGCGCAGGCATTAGACAGCGCCGCGCTCGCTACGCCAGTGAGTGTACTTAACTTGCGCTTTGATCAGCCGCGCCAAGAGGTGCGTTTAAAGTTGCGAGCAGGGAATTTTTCCGATTTTGATACGCTGCGCCGTCAGCTGGCAACGCACTTTTCGGTGGAGTTAAGCCCACTGGCGCAAGAGAGCAGCGTTAACCGCAGCAGTGGCGTAAGTGGCGGCGTAAGTGGCGAATTTATTTTACGCGGAGGAAAAGCCTAA
- the gspM gene encoding type II secretion system protein GspM, whose translation MRGYLSRLSERLAAQGSSFDSLRHAYTRVGSMAVLRMAPYWHARSAREKRLVILASVALLVGGYYWGIWQPLQQALEHERSQLQQQQTLLTRMQVVQPQILAHRNAQPKAGPARPQGSLAQVISESAQQHQIVVTRIVNKDDSIQLSINPLSFNSLLAWLNTLHDEFGIQVRFFDVSAEMVPGQVRVLNLELA comes from the coding sequence ATGCGCGGTTATCTATCTCGCCTATCAGAGCGGCTGGCGGCACAGGGTTCAAGCTTTGATTCACTGCGTCATGCTTATACTCGAGTGGGCAGCATGGCAGTGCTGCGGATGGCCCCTTATTGGCATGCGCGCTCAGCGCGTGAAAAACGCCTCGTGATCCTGGCCAGTGTTGCATTGCTGGTGGGCGGATATTACTGGGGCATTTGGCAACCGTTGCAGCAAGCGTTAGAGCACGAGCGCAGTCAATTGCAGCAGCAGCAAACCTTGCTAACGCGCATGCAAGTGGTGCAGCCGCAGATACTGGCACATCGCAACGCGCAACCTAAGGCGGGGCCCGCTCGCCCACAAGGCTCACTTGCGCAGGTGATCAGCGAAAGTGCGCAGCAGCACCAGATAGTGGTAACGCGGATTGTGAATAAAGACGATAGCATTCAACTGAGCATCAATCCGCTCAGTTTTAACAGTTTGCTGGCATGGCTCAATACACTACACGATGAGTTTGGCATCCAAGTACGTTTCTTTGATGTCAGTGCTGAAATGGTGCCGGGGCAGGTGCGCGTATTGAATTTGGAGTTGGCATAA
- the gspK gene encoding type II secretion system minor pseudopilin GspK, producing the protein MKRKPANVPRRLALPPKPTKPPKRGMAMVIVMVLLAVMTLLAANMSGRIQQQIGLALHQQEYQALPWLTTAAESQALRLLRDSVGLEPTVNLSQSWAQEDLHFALPQGRVSLALSDLQACFNLNALHEAQTSLAGQTSGSSSNTGEGGGENTEPENAEPENSEPENPAPVIPTPESAAQNGTPLVVRQLLALLKSQDVPEYRAELLADNLWEFIDADSVVQTAQGREDGEYLARDLPFYPPNSLLTDVSEIRPVQGMDAELYQRVAPVLCTIPEKNLRINVNTLGEDNAPLLEAVFTPYLSRMQAGQILRERPQQGWESVAAFLQTPALADVDSAVKQRLKTLLTVSSDYFRLSVRIEMNGVRRDSEAVIGRSASDRQGFYVLWHQQGDLE; encoded by the coding sequence ATGAAGCGAAAACCGGCTAATGTGCCGCGTCGACTGGCTCTGCCACCTAAGCCGACTAAGCCACCTAAGCGTGGCATGGCGATGGTGATAGTGATGGTGCTGCTCGCCGTCATGACGCTGCTGGCCGCTAACATGAGTGGGCGGATACAACAGCAAATCGGACTCGCCTTGCATCAGCAAGAATATCAAGCATTGCCGTGGCTGACGACGGCGGCCGAAAGTCAGGCGCTGCGCCTGTTACGCGATAGTGTGGGGCTTGAGCCGACAGTGAATTTGTCACAATCCTGGGCGCAAGAGGATTTGCACTTTGCGCTGCCACAAGGGCGCGTGAGCCTGGCGCTGTCTGATTTACAGGCCTGCTTTAACCTTAATGCGCTGCATGAAGCGCAAACCTCGCTGGCCGGTCAAACGTCAGGCTCGTCATCCAATACCGGTGAGGGCGGCGGGGAAAATACCGAGCCAGAAAACGCCGAGCCGGAAAATTCAGAACCCGAAAATCCAGCGCCCGTAATTCCAACGCCAGAGAGCGCAGCGCAAAACGGCACGCCGTTGGTTGTCCGCCAATTATTGGCGCTGCTTAAAAGTCAGGATGTGCCAGAGTACCGCGCCGAACTGTTAGCGGACAATTTATGGGAATTTATTGACGCTGACTCCGTGGTGCAAACCGCGCAAGGGCGAGAAGACGGTGAATATCTTGCGCGCGATCTGCCTTTTTATCCGCCCAACAGTTTATTGACCGATGTAAGCGAAATACGTCCGGTACAGGGGATGGATGCTGAGCTGTATCAGCGTGTTGCGCCAGTGCTTTGCACTATCCCCGAGAAGAATTTACGTATTAACGTCAACACGTTGGGTGAGGATAATGCGCCGCTGCTTGAAGCGGTGTTTACCCCTTATTTAAGCCGCATGCAGGCGGGACAAATCTTGCGGGAGCGTCCGCAGCAAGGTTGGGAAAGCGTTGCTGCTTTTTTACAAACACCGGCGCTGGCCGATGTGGATAGCGCCGTTAAGCAGCGGCTAAAAACGTTGCTGACGGTGAGCAGTGATTATTTTCGCCTGTCAGTGCGCATTGAGATGAACGGCGTGCGCCGTGACAGTGAAGCGGTGATTGGCCGTTCGGCCTCGGATCGACAAGGGTTTTATGTGCTGTGGCATCAGCAAGGAGATTTGGAGTGA
- the gspG gene encoding type II secretion system major pseudopilin GspG, with protein sequence MYSKSVKRAPQAGFTLLEVMVVIVILGVLASLVVPNLLGNKERADQQKVVSDLTALENSLDMYKLDNGQYPSTQQGLQALVSKPDGEPQPRRYRENGYIKRLPTDPWGNEYQYLSPGEHGQVDIYSLGADGVEGGEGNGLDIGNWNMQELHK encoded by the coding sequence ATGTATTCAAAGTCTGTCAAACGCGCGCCGCAAGCGGGTTTTACCTTGTTGGAAGTGATGGTGGTGATTGTGATTTTGGGCGTACTGGCCAGTTTGGTGGTGCCCAATTTGCTCGGTAACAAAGAGCGTGCCGATCAGCAAAAAGTGGTCAGTGATTTAACCGCGCTGGAAAACAGTTTGGATATGTACAAGCTGGATAACGGCCAATATCCGAGCACCCAGCAAGGGTTACAAGCGTTGGTCAGCAAGCCGGATGGGGAGCCGCAGCCGCGTCGCTACCGTGAAAATGGCTATATCAAACGTCTGCCAACCGATCCGTGGGGCAACGAATATCAGTACTTAAGCCCGGGCGAGCACGGTCAGGTGGATATCTATTCACTCGGCGCTGATGGCGTCGAGGGCGGTGAAGGCAATGGTTTGGATATTGGTAATTGGAACATGCAGGAGCTGCATAAGTAA
- the gspI gene encoding type II secretion system minor pseudopilin GspI, with protein sequence MANMRPVNPTPLGQRIDGRSIHLRGLQTGFTLLEVMIALAIFAMASLTVMQVSGTTLSHQARLKERMLGDWLADNQSALLYLQAGSRESALAYQTQQGETVVDGQPWYWRTRAVAGDNRTLQAMDIEISHKADFSALLVTRRIWLPAPLTELR encoded by the coding sequence ATGGCGAATATGCGTCCGGTTAATCCGACACCTTTAGGTCAGCGCATTGATGGTCGAAGCATTCATCTGCGAGGTCTGCAGACCGGATTTACCCTGCTCGAAGTGATGATCGCCTTGGCCATTTTTGCCATGGCGTCGCTAACGGTCATGCAGGTGTCGGGCACTACGCTGTCGCACCAAGCGCGCTTAAAAGAGCGCATGCTGGGTGACTGGCTGGCCGACAATCAAAGTGCCTTGCTCTATTTGCAAGCGGGAAGCCGCGAGAGTGCGTTGGCCTATCAAACCCAGCAAGGGGAAACCGTGGTGGACGGCCAGCCTTGGTATTGGCGCACCCGCGCGGTAGCGGGGGATAATCGCACGCTGCAAGCGATGGATATTGAGATCAGCCACAAAGCCGATTTTAGTGCGTTGCTGGTCACGCGCCGTATTTGGTTGCCAGCACCGCTGACGGAGCTGCGTTAA
- the gspJ gene encoding type II secretion system minor pseudopilin GspJ, which produces MSTRIPAAGFTLLEMLVAIAVFAMLSVMSQQVVSGVMQADSISEQQHSELQALQQMMQYLTHDLTQMIPKTVRSGPAGREAALLVGNGVLGSQGVGLRFTRGGVVNPHMMQARSHFTQVGYRIAEGKLERWLWPQTDLDSRVTPQVQVLAPVNALRVQFYDNGRWSGQWSSPQAIPQAIRITFDFPQLGTIERVWLLRGALLPSGRGGRA; this is translated from the coding sequence ATGTCTACGCGAATTCCCGCCGCAGGCTTTACCCTGCTGGAGATGCTGGTGGCGATTGCGGTTTTTGCCATGCTGAGCGTGATGAGTCAGCAGGTGGTGAGCGGCGTGATGCAAGCCGATAGCATTAGCGAGCAGCAGCACAGCGAGTTGCAGGCATTGCAGCAGATGATGCAGTACCTGACTCACGATTTAACCCAGATGATCCCCAAAACGGTGCGCAGTGGCCCTGCTGGGCGTGAGGCGGCGTTACTGGTGGGCAATGGCGTGCTGGGCTCGCAAGGTGTCGGGCTGCGTTTTACCCGAGGTGGAGTGGTCAATCCGCACATGATGCAGGCGCGCAGCCACTTTACCCAAGTTGGCTACCGAATCGCCGAGGGTAAGTTAGAGCGTTGGCTGTGGCCGCAAACCGATCTGGATAGCCGCGTGACGCCGCAAGTGCAGGTGTTAGCGCCGGTGAATGCCCTGCGCGTGCAGTTTTATGATAATGGCCGTTGGAGTGGACAGTGGAGCAGCCCACAAGCGATTCCACAGGCCATTCGCATCACTTTCGATTTCCCGCAATTAGGCACCATTGAGCGAGTGTGGTTACTGCGCGGCGCGCTATTGCCCTCTGGCCGTGGAGGGCGGGCATGA
- a CDS encoding immunoglobulin-like domain-containing protein encodes MNKLKLSLLGCLIGVSSPMLHAANAGQTMVNPSSGVVVGYWHNWCDGAGYKGGIAPCVKLDQVNPQYNVVDVSFMKVYGSDPIPTFKLDPAVGMSESEFIAQIAELNRQGRSVLLALGGADAHIELRKGQEQAFADEIIRQVETYGFDGLDIDLEQAAITAADNQTVIPAALRIVKDHYRAQGKNFLITMAPEFPYLTTNGAYIPYIRNLEGYYDWINPQFYNQGGDGIYIDGIGWIAQNNDALKEEFIYYIADSLSNGSRGFYKIPHDKLVFGIPTNIDAAATGYVQEPQKLYNAFNRLKSQGQPLRGVMTWSINWDMGRNAAGQTYNESFIKNYGPFIHGQDITPPPVENGKPIFSGISDIRIKQGAQFDPLRGVSASDREDGDLTAQIRVEGSVDTQRIGLYPLIYKVSDSDNNQTEQVRTVEVYNMKPTFSGIADTTLILGTAFDPLAGVSAQDEEDGDLTSHIKLSGSVDSNTVGRYTLTYQVSDSAGQTVTQARNVTVKESGGVCTNGWSATATYVGGDLVSHNGKSWRAEWWTQGDEPGTTGEWGVWRLQGDSDCDGGVTPPPVTGSSDFTLSNFDSRYTLVNGQVSIRFNLATKNPVQIAASLQQNGQSFGAVNALVNGNSALTLAVSNATAGSYELVIEGQAEGQQPVVQRHAVTLSEDNQGGGGEGDYPAYVAGNAYQAGDRVSNGGANYECKPWPYSGWCGSSPAHYAPGSGSAWGDAWDRL; translated from the coding sequence ATGAACAAGCTGAAACTATCTTTGCTGGGCTGCCTGATTGGCGTGAGTAGCCCAATGCTGCATGCGGCCAATGCCGGTCAGACAATGGTTAATCCATCATCCGGTGTGGTGGTGGGTTACTGGCATAACTGGTGTGATGGCGCCGGTTACAAAGGCGGTATTGCGCCATGTGTGAAGCTTGATCAAGTCAACCCACAGTACAACGTGGTTGATGTCTCCTTTATGAAAGTGTACGGCAGCGATCCGATCCCGACGTTTAAGCTGGATCCGGCTGTTGGCATGAGTGAAAGCGAGTTCATCGCACAGATTGCTGAACTGAACCGCCAAGGTCGCTCGGTACTGCTGGCGCTGGGCGGCGCTGATGCGCACATCGAACTGCGTAAAGGCCAAGAGCAGGCGTTTGCAGATGAAATAATCCGTCAGGTGGAAACCTATGGCTTTGATGGTCTGGATATCGACTTGGAACAAGCGGCGATCACCGCTGCCGACAACCAGACTGTGATCCCAGCAGCGCTGCGTATCGTCAAAGACCACTACCGCGCTCAAGGTAAAAACTTCCTGATCACTATGGCGCCAGAGTTCCCGTATCTGACCACCAACGGTGCGTATATTCCGTACATCCGTAATCTGGAAGGCTACTACGATTGGATCAACCCGCAGTTCTACAACCAAGGCGGCGATGGGATCTACATCGATGGTATTGGCTGGATTGCCCAGAACAATGACGCGCTGAAAGAAGAGTTCATCTACTACATCGCGGACTCTCTGAGCAACGGCTCGCGCGGTTTTTACAAAATTCCACACGACAAACTGGTGTTCGGTATTCCAACCAACATTGATGCCGCGGCAACCGGCTACGTTCAAGAGCCACAAAAGCTGTACAACGCCTTCAATCGTCTGAAGAGCCAAGGTCAGCCACTGCGTGGGGTGATGACGTGGTCCATTAACTGGGATATGGGGCGCAATGCTGCCGGTCAGACGTATAACGAGTCGTTCATTAAGAACTACGGCCCGTTCATTCATGGTCAGGACATCACTCCGCCACCGGTAGAAAACGGCAAGCCAATCTTCTCCGGCATCAGCGACATCCGCATCAAGCAAGGTGCGCAGTTTGATCCACTGCGCGGCGTTAGCGCCAGCGATCGCGAAGACGGCGATCTGACCGCGCAGATCCGCGTCGAAGGTTCAGTGGATACGCAGCGTATCGGCCTGTACCCGCTGATCTACAAAGTGAGCGACAGCGACAACAACCAGACCGAGCAAGTGCGCACGGTTGAAGTTTACAACATGAAGCCAACCTTCAGTGGTATTGCCGACACCACCTTGATCCTCGGCACCGCCTTTGATCCATTGGCAGGCGTGAGCGCGCAGGATGAAGAAGATGGCGATCTGACCTCTCACATCAAACTGAGCGGCAGTGTAGATAGCAACACCGTCGGCCGTTACACCCTGACCTACCAAGTGAGCGATAGCGCCGGTCAGACCGTGACGCAAGCGCGTAACGTGACCGTGAAAGAAAGCGGCGGCGTGTGCACTAACGGTTGGAGCGCCACTGCGACTTATGTGGGTGGCGATCTGGTGAGCCACAACGGCAAGAGCTGGCGCGCCGAGTGGTGGACGCAGGGTGACGAGCCGGGCACGACCGGAGAGTGGGGCGTTTGGCGTCTGCAAGGTGACAGTGATTGTGACGGCGGCGTAACTCCGCCTCCGGTAACCGGCAGCAGCGATTTCACCCTCAGCAACTTCGACTCCCGTTACACCTTGGTCAACGGTCAAGTCAGCATTCGCTTTAATCTGGCCACCAAAAACCCGGTCCAAATTGCCGCCAGCCTGCAGCAAAACGGCCAATCATTTGGCGCGGTGAATGCGCTGGTTAACGGTAACAGCGCACTGACCTTGGCGGTGAGCAATGCCACGGCGGGCAGCTATGAGCTGGTGATTGAAGGTCAGGCCGAAGGTCAACAGCCGGTGGTACAGCGTCATGCCGTGACCCTGAGCGAAGACAACCAAGGCGGTGGCGGTGAGGGCGATTACCCAGCCTATGTGGCCGGTAATGCCTACCAAGCGGGCGATCGCGTGAGCAATGGCGGTGCGAACTATGAGTGCAAACCGTGGCCGTACAGCGGCTGGTGTGGCAGCTCCCCGGCGCACTATGCACCAGGCAGCGGCAGCGCTTGGGGTGATGCGTGGGATCGCCTGTAA
- the gbpA gene encoding N-acetylglucosamine-binding protein GbpA, with product MKLTKIALLTIAAFSSTAWAHGYVEVPQSRGYACKTGLNSDCGAVQWEPQSIEGPDGFPLAGPADGKLASAGLVQFSELDAQTSTRWSKTPIKSGKQTIRWNFTANHVTREWRYYITKPNWDQNAPLTRDAFELTPFAVHSGDMQQPPKQFSHDIVIPERSGYHVILAVWEVGDTVNSFYNMIDVMFDDDNSEIPDFSWANVGTIYPSVNLSIGDKVKTRVFDAQGERHALSTTLTIASNEQGEKNQWAYALSKAINSSQTLYQAGQKDAQGNINPAYGQNTVYAKKDSGLERVEIEIIKDESALPLDLELSGLQEIYTLSEGKASISFDVRAVGDLAIQATIYNHGGVAQAFTAFDLQDSTRNVTLAVQDAQAGHHRLVVKASNKEQKVLQKSADFMLKAEETGEPSGEYEFTFPQSIKSYTAGTTVLQPKNGKVYECKPFPYSGYCSQWSETATHYEPGVGSHWQDAWIEKK from the coding sequence ATGAAACTGACTAAAATTGCATTGCTAACAATCGCCGCGTTTAGCTCGACGGCTTGGGCCCACGGTTATGTGGAAGTGCCACAATCACGTGGCTACGCCTGTAAAACCGGCTTAAACAGTGACTGTGGCGCAGTGCAGTGGGAGCCACAAAGTATTGAAGGGCCAGATGGTTTTCCGTTAGCAGGCCCTGCGGATGGCAAGCTGGCGAGCGCGGGCTTGGTGCAATTTAGCGAACTGGATGCGCAAACCAGCACCCGTTGGAGTAAAACGCCGATTAAAAGCGGTAAGCAGACCATTCGCTGGAATTTTACCGCCAACCACGTGACGCGCGAGTGGCGTTATTACATCACCAAACCGAACTGGGATCAGAATGCGCCACTGACCCGCGATGCATTTGAATTAACACCGTTTGCGGTTCATAGCGGTGATATGCAGCAGCCGCCGAAGCAATTTAGCCATGACATCGTGATCCCTGAGCGCAGCGGTTACCACGTTATTCTGGCGGTGTGGGAAGTGGGTGATACCGTCAACAGTTTCTATAACATGATTGACGTGATGTTTGACGACGATAACAGCGAAATCCCTGATTTTAGCTGGGCAAACGTGGGTACCATCTATCCAAGCGTCAATCTGAGCATCGGCGATAAAGTCAAAACGCGTGTGTTTGATGCCCAAGGTGAGCGTCATGCGCTGTCCACCACGCTGACCATCGCCTCAAATGAGCAAGGTGAGAAAAATCAGTGGGCTTACGCACTGTCGAAAGCGATTAATAGCAGCCAGACCTTGTATCAGGCAGGCCAGAAAGATGCACAGGGCAATATCAATCCGGCTTATGGCCAAAATACCGTCTATGCCAAGAAAGACAGTGGATTGGAGCGAGTTGAGATTGAAATCATTAAGGATGAAAGTGCGTTGCCACTGGATCTTGAGTTGAGCGGCCTGCAAGAGATCTATACCTTAAGCGAAGGTAAGGCCAGCATTAGCTTTGACGTGCGTGCGGTTGGCGATTTAGCGATTCAGGCTACCATCTATAATCATGGCGGCGTGGCGCAGGCGTTCACTGCGTTTGATCTGCAAGACAGCACGCGCAATGTCACGCTGGCGGTGCAGGATGCGCAGGCCGGTCATCATCGCTTGGTGGTTAAAGCCAGCAATAAAGAACAAAAAGTGCTGCAAAAAAGCGCTGACTTTATGCTGAAGGCGGAGGAAACTGGCGAACCATCCGGTGAGTATGAGTTTACGTTCCCGCAGTCCATCAAATCCTATACTGCTGGTACAACGGTGCTGCAGCCGAAAAACGGCAAAGTCTATGAGTGTAAGCCATTCCCATACAGTGGCTATTGCTCGCAGTGGAGCGAAACTGCAACCCATTATGAGCCGGGTGTCGGTTCACACTGGCAAGATGCGTGGATTGAGAAAAAATAA